A window from Moritella yayanosii encodes these proteins:
- a CDS encoding lipopolysaccharide biosynthesis protein, whose product MSKINQELNKGIRHSLIGKYSLYLLQITSLSILSRLFTPEDFGTLAALQVLILFFQLLATSGLAPAIIHQETISVNQRDGIFTATLIIGISLTLLFIYLMPVLANWLQLTNVNLLTYVLALNVFFSALAMLPLASLQKDTKFIIIGKAEMLAEIMALMVCILLYFLGFGVVALAIKLLVTPVGRFVFYYHYSVQTEIGQAKFGTQIASILPLLAMAKFQLGFNVLNFFSRNLDTLLVAKYFGISTVGFYEKTYQIMRYPLQLFTFAINPALQPVLTRYKHQPNIIFSAYYQLIYKLAVLGILTANIIFWYADDIIFILFGSQWLAVSELLKILALSIPVQMVLSSTGGVYQAMGATKEMFYCGIFSSIVNVSAIILGVYTGEMTVLCMSLVVAFIINYFQCFYVLHYYVFKIKRLKYFVLLSLLVLISLVNLLFESTNSDPHDSFSFLNSLYNIANVVLPIVVVGGLAFLLNRKIKLQV is encoded by the coding sequence ATGAGTAAAATCAATCAAGAGTTGAATAAAGGGATCCGTCACAGTCTCATTGGAAAATATTCGCTTTATCTGCTTCAAATCACCTCTTTATCTATTTTATCTCGTTTATTCACACCAGAAGATTTTGGTACCTTAGCGGCATTACAAGTGTTAATTCTGTTTTTTCAATTATTAGCCACATCAGGCCTTGCTCCGGCAATTATTCACCAAGAAACTATCTCAGTTAATCAGCGTGATGGTATATTTACTGCCACGCTTATTATTGGTATATCACTGACGTTATTATTCATTTATCTTATGCCGGTATTGGCGAACTGGCTTCAATTAACTAACGTTAACTTGTTAACATATGTATTAGCGTTGAATGTATTTTTTTCAGCGCTAGCAATGTTGCCTTTGGCTTCATTACAAAAAGACACCAAATTTATTATTATTGGTAAAGCTGAGATGTTGGCTGAAATAATGGCATTAATGGTCTGTATTCTGCTTTATTTTCTCGGTTTTGGCGTCGTGGCGTTAGCGATTAAACTGTTGGTCACACCGGTAGGCCGATTTGTATTTTATTACCATTACTCCGTTCAGACAGAAATAGGCCAAGCAAAATTTGGCACTCAGATAGCCAGTATTCTGCCGTTATTAGCGATGGCTAAATTTCAACTCGGTTTTAATGTACTTAATTTTTTCTCTCGGAATTTAGACACGTTATTGGTGGCTAAATATTTTGGGATCTCGACCGTAGGCTTTTATGAAAAGACCTACCAAATTATGCGTTATCCACTGCAATTGTTTACTTTTGCAATAAACCCCGCATTACAACCTGTATTGACACGTTATAAACACCAGCCAAATATCATTTTTTCTGCTTATTATCAATTAATTTATAAACTTGCAGTATTGGGAATACTGACAGCAAATATCATATTTTGGTATGCCGATGATATCATTTTCATATTATTCGGTTCGCAGTGGTTAGCTGTAAGTGAGTTGTTAAAAATATTGGCGCTGTCTATTCCGGTGCAAATGGTTTTAAGTTCTACAGGGGGCGTGTATCAAGCGATGGGCGCGACAAAAGAAATGTTTTATTGCGGTATATTCTCATCAATTGTAAACGTATCCGCTATCATTCTCGGCGTTTATACGGGTGAAATGACAGTGTTGTGTATGAGTCTAGTTGTGGCTTTTATCATTAATTATTTCCAATGTTTTTATGTTTTACATTATTATGTGTTCAAAATTAAAAGGTTGAAGTATTTTGTTCTATTGTCTTTATTAGTATTGATTAGTTTAGTTAATCTTTTGTTTGAATCAACCAATAGCGACCCACATGATTCGTTTAGTTTTTTGAATAGCCTTTATAATATAGCGAATGTAGTTCTCCCGATTGTAGTTGTTGGGGGGTTAGCGTTTTTGTTAAACCGAAAAATTAAACTTCAAGTGTAG
- a CDS encoding O-antigen ligase family protein yields MNVFMWLEKYGLLLMLLFCLGVFAPDFSNKMSAVDHELDVLTNSLAQSNTFKQVFWIFVFMFFSFRFLINTEINKLKPVIIYKTFFLMVICAVALMSASWSNYPFISMKRAIFQVLFCISLSVGLCFSYYHKSIELNLKLAVIICILMVLLAVLQGIGLNESLQLAGYSKSKNTMGVNLVVLIVISHMWTKSFNINSKFLNGMLVLLFMLLLLTQSKTSIVLCVIYILMTQLSLFKIKLITSSLAVIFFSVFILIPGISYHINDYQHIALYVDDDFLTGRGVIWDALYYDLGFFDAITLGYGYGSYFGVGVIPFVFDDKYSFLQYVSSAHNGYLQLLLQFGVVGSLFIFIFLIVSMLKSENKYLHAALIIPILHNITESSIFRDVNIAWFLMVVIIISSGIYQVRHEVNNECELINGT; encoded by the coding sequence ATGAATGTTTTTATGTGGCTTGAAAAATATGGATTATTACTCATGCTGTTGTTTTGTCTAGGTGTTTTCGCACCTGACTTTTCAAATAAAATGAGCGCTGTGGACCATGAATTGGATGTGCTTACTAATAGCCTAGCTCAGAGTAATACATTTAAACAAGTCTTTTGGATTTTTGTATTCATGTTTTTTTCGTTTAGATTTTTAATAAACACCGAAATAAATAAATTAAAACCAGTAATAATATATAAAACATTTTTCTTAATGGTCATTTGTGCTGTTGCTTTGATGAGTGCTAGTTGGTCAAATTATCCATTTATTTCAATGAAACGTGCAATATTTCAAGTTTTATTTTGTATATCACTATCGGTAGGACTGTGTTTTTCTTATTACCATAAAAGTATTGAGTTAAATCTTAAGCTTGCAGTGATTATATGTATTCTCATGGTGCTGTTAGCCGTTTTACAAGGCATAGGATTAAATGAAAGTCTCCAACTGGCTGGCTATTCAAAATCTAAAAACACGATGGGTGTCAACTTAGTTGTTCTGATCGTTATAAGTCACATGTGGACTAAATCATTTAATATAAACAGTAAATTTTTAAATGGAATGCTTGTGTTACTTTTTATGTTACTTTTATTAACACAAAGTAAAACAAGTATCGTACTTTGTGTCATCTATATTTTGATGACACAACTTAGCTTGTTTAAAATAAAACTAATAACCTCCTCGTTAGCTGTAATTTTTTTTAGTGTGTTCATTTTAATTCCGGGGATTAGTTATCATATTAATGATTACCAGCATATTGCATTATACGTGGATGATGATTTTCTTACTGGCCGAGGGGTTATATGGGATGCACTGTATTATGATCTTGGATTTTTTGACGCAATAACACTGGGTTATGGTTATGGTAGTTATTTTGGTGTGGGTGTAATACCGTTCGTATTCGATGATAAATATAGTTTTTTGCAGTATGTATCATCAGCACATAATGGTTATCTACAATTATTATTACAATTTGGCGTTGTTGGTTCGTTGTTTATATTTATATTTTTAATTGTATCAATGTTAAAGTCTGAGAATAAATATTTACATGCTGCACTTATTATCCCTATCCTCCACAATATAACAGAGTCAAGTATATTTAGAGATGTGAACATAGCATGGTTTTTAATGGTCGTAATAATAATTTCATCAGGAATTTATCAAGTTAGACATGAAGTTAACAATGAATGTGAATTAATCAACGGCACCTGA
- a CDS encoding right-handed parallel beta-helix repeat-containing protein — translation MMYNVINRYKNKVSWFISILCIAIFSIPANSESINTERECTKIITMGNKKLSNSIPSFAKLSLALEQYIEGDIICLADKRQPAIMIEDFDSGSKPLIIRPLHYLGTTIKSRHYTGTGITIKHSNGIIIEGLIITGGLNAILIQDSSNISLLSNRVFNTGNQAISIKPRYYGGKHYIIEDNIIFNTGLLNPRFGEGIYIGDGSYTQDRRRLKIQYTVSDVMIRNNIIHHTGNEAIDVKSNAYNVKIIRNSINHINLKFNAAITIATESSFAPLGGYQVVDNVIANITNRSGYRPIGIAAGHGDAIIKDNLIIDENENFIAICLFTTFLNPKLNHVILENNQLIGTGVPFSDACTGGTNNNAKAVTTFK, via the coding sequence ATGATGTATAACGTTATTAATCGATATAAAAACAAAGTATCTTGGTTTATATCAATTTTATGTATAGCTATTTTTTCCATCCCGGCAAATTCTGAATCAATAAATACCGAACGTGAGTGTACAAAAATAATTACAATGGGAAACAAGAAGTTATCGAATTCTATACCCTCGTTTGCGAAACTTAGTCTCGCTTTAGAACAATATATTGAGGGTGATATAATCTGTCTTGCTGATAAACGGCAGCCTGCCATTATGATTGAAGACTTCGATAGTGGCAGTAAGCCGCTAATAATACGTCCTTTGCATTACCTTGGCACCACCATTAAAAGTAGGCATTACACAGGAACAGGGATAACGATAAAACACTCTAATGGCATTATTATCGAGGGTTTAATTATAACCGGTGGCTTAAACGCAATTCTGATACAAGATTCATCAAATATTTCACTTTTATCAAATCGGGTCTTTAATACGGGTAATCAAGCCATATCGATAAAACCACGGTATTACGGTGGTAAGCACTATATAATTGAAGATAACATCATATTTAATACTGGGTTGCTCAATCCCCGCTTTGGAGAGGGCATATATATCGGGGATGGTTCCTACACTCAAGACAGACGTCGATTGAAAATACAGTACACAGTGAGTGACGTAATGATACGAAATAACATTATTCATCACACTGGAAATGAAGCGATTGACGTAAAATCAAATGCCTACAATGTAAAAATAATCCGTAATAGCATTAACCATATTAATTTAAAATTTAACGCTGCAATCACCATCGCGACTGAATCATCCTTTGCACCGCTTGGCGGATATCAAGTTGTAGATAATGTGATCGCAAATATCACTAATCGTTCAGGCTATCGACCAATAGGTATTGCAGCTGGACATGGTGATGCCATCATTAAAGACAATCTGATTATTGATGAGAATGAAAATTTCATCGCAATTTGTCTATTCACTACTTTTTTAAATCCTAAACTAAATCACGTTATATTAGAAAATAATCAATTAATTGGTACCGGAGTACCATTTTCTGACGCATGTACTGGCGGGACTAACAACAACGCTAAAGCAGTGACCACATTTAAATAA
- a CDS encoding DUF882 domain-containing protein, translating into MSIVCPTRRKVLIGLGGLAAYSVMPVQASQSVLGIKKLGFYNIHTRERSEGNFWIDGLYQQNTLENFSHLLRDHRQNLSAPMDKRLYELLYQLNKTLNVADEFHVISGYRSPKTNEMLARKSSAVATKSYHMRGMAIDIAIPDVNISHLRDAAISLKLGGVGYYPKSGFVHVDTGRVRIW; encoded by the coding sequence GTGTCAATAGTATGTCCAACACGTAGAAAGGTGTTAATAGGTTTAGGCGGATTAGCTGCATATTCAGTTATGCCAGTTCAAGCAAGTCAAAGTGTACTCGGTATTAAAAAATTAGGTTTTTATAATATTCACACGAGAGAACGTAGCGAGGGGAATTTCTGGATTGATGGTTTGTATCAACAAAATACACTCGAAAATTTCAGCCACTTATTGCGTGACCACAGACAAAATTTATCTGCACCGATGGACAAGCGTCTATACGAGCTGCTATATCAGCTTAATAAAACATTGAATGTTGCTGATGAATTTCATGTTATTTCGGGCTATCGATCACCTAAAACTAACGAAATGTTAGCAAGAAAAAGTAGTGCTGTTGCCACCAAAAGCTATCATATGCGAGGTATGGCAATTGATATCGCAATACCTGATGTGAACATATCGCATTTACGTGATGCTGCTATATCGTTAAAACTAGGGGGCGTAGGTTACTACCCTAAATCAGGTTTTGTCCATGTAGATACCGGCCGTGTAAGAATTTGGTGA
- a CDS encoding L,D-transpeptidase family protein: protein MKSSLLFIMISSISYHASALPHHQVSMLGKTTHMTNSMDTVSDEHYAYVNHRNIQADNLLPKIDAVSDVPVSKQVLQFSSRTRYLNWLSVQYSWDDIALSRLLHPGDSSAAVHEIHSRLILLGDSEESLRPSDVYTVEMAVAVRNFQRRHGLKADAIIGPDTLKWLNINPQRRAALLQKNMEEKIHFMANLSDRYLLVNIPAYELLLSDNGKIALRSRVIVGKPKKPTPILTSQISSMVINPSWRVPRSILEDDLLPKVKMNGEFFSQRNFKVFNYQNQTIEKSPQEWQKLAYGQFPYRLEQMPGTKNALGRYKFYFPNDFSVYLHDTNNPQLFSNANRALSSGCIRIEKVDELANWIANSLVDNKPLWSRLKTTRETTKWFPLNDVLPVHLVYWTAWIDDSGLSQFRDDIYALQR from the coding sequence ATGAAATCTTCTTTATTGTTTATTATGATATCATCAATTAGTTATCATGCGTCAGCTTTACCGCATCATCAAGTGTCGATGCTTGGTAAAACAACGCATATGACAAATAGCATGGATACAGTCAGCGATGAACACTATGCATATGTGAATCATCGTAATATACAAGCAGATAATCTATTACCAAAAATTGATGCTGTTAGTGACGTACCAGTATCCAAACAAGTACTGCAATTTTCGAGTCGTACGCGTTATTTAAATTGGCTTTCAGTGCAATATAGCTGGGATGATATTGCGCTTTCACGTCTATTACATCCCGGTGATAGTAGTGCTGCGGTACATGAGATCCATTCAAGACTTATTTTACTCGGCGACAGTGAAGAGTCACTACGTCCATCTGATGTTTATACCGTCGAGATGGCGGTTGCGGTTCGCAATTTTCAACGCCGTCATGGCCTTAAAGCAGATGCGATTATTGGTCCTGATACTTTAAAATGGTTAAATATTAATCCTCAGCGTCGAGCCGCATTATTACAGAAAAATATGGAAGAAAAAATCCATTTTATGGCTAATCTTAGTGATCGATATTTACTTGTAAACATTCCCGCTTATGAATTACTACTCAGCGATAACGGTAAAATAGCGCTGCGTTCGCGTGTGATCGTTGGAAAACCTAAAAAGCCTACACCAATATTAACAAGTCAAATCAGTAGTATGGTCATTAATCCGAGTTGGCGAGTGCCTCGGAGTATTTTAGAAGACGACTTATTACCGAAAGTAAAAATGAATGGTGAATTTTTTAGCCAGCGTAATTTTAAGGTGTTTAACTATCAAAACCAAACAATAGAAAAATCCCCTCAAGAGTGGCAGAAACTTGCCTATGGCCAATTTCCGTATCGACTCGAGCAAATGCCCGGTACCAAAAATGCGCTTGGTCGTTATAAATTCTATTTTCCTAATGATTTTAGTGTTTACCTACATGATACAAATAATCCGCAATTATTTAGTAATGCAAACCGGGCATTGTCGTCTGGGTGTATCCGAATTGAGAAAGTTGATGAATTAGCCAATTGGATAGCAAACAGTCTAGTTGATAATAAGCCGCTATGGTCACGACTAAAAACTACCCGAGAAACAACCAAATGGTTCCCTTTAAATGATGTTTTGCCCGTTCACTTGGTTTATTGGACAGCATGGATTGATGACAGCGGATTAAGCCAATTTCGTGACGACATATATGCTTTGCAGAGATAA
- a CDS encoding YaiI/YqxD family protein: MTIWVDADACPTPMKEILFRAAVRVKIPLVFVANHWIRVPASPYISMTQVPSGFDVADDHIVLKVAKDDLVITSDIPLAAEVIEKGAHVITSRGEKYTLSNIRQRLNMRDFMDTMRASGEMTGGPPALGSKDKQAFGNALDQYLAKYANKA; encoded by the coding sequence ATTACAATATGGGTTGATGCGGATGCATGCCCTACTCCAATGAAAGAAATTCTCTTTCGTGCTGCAGTACGTGTAAAAATACCACTCGTATTCGTCGCAAATCACTGGATACGCGTACCAGCTTCTCCTTATATATCAATGACCCAAGTACCTTCTGGATTTGATGTTGCAGATGACCACATCGTATTAAAAGTCGCTAAAGATGATCTTGTTATTACCTCTGACATTCCATTAGCTGCTGAGGTTATCGAAAAAGGGGCGCATGTGATAACCTCACGTGGCGAAAAATATACATTAAGCAATATTCGTCAACGTTTAAACATGCGTGATTTCATGGACACAATGCGAGCGAGTGGCGAGATGACTGGTGGTCCACCAGCATTAGGGTCAAAAGATAAACAAGCATTTGGCAATGCGCTTGATCAGTACCTCGCGAAATACGCAAACAAAGCATAA
- a CDS encoding LabA-like NYN domain-containing protein, which translates to MQKIAVFVDVQNIYYTTRQTYGRQFNYRKLWQHLLLQGDVVTAYAYAIDKGDNQQRKFQDALKHIGFDVKLKPFIQRSDGSAKGDWDVGITIDVLQVAESVDTVVLLSGDGDFAILLDTIKARHQVRAEVYGVPALTANALINSATVFNPIYEDFLL; encoded by the coding sequence GTGCAAAAAATAGCCGTATTTGTTGACGTACAGAATATCTATTACACCACTCGCCAGACTTATGGGCGTCAGTTTAATTACCGCAAGCTCTGGCAGCATTTATTATTACAAGGTGACGTTGTCACTGCTTATGCTTATGCGATTGACAAAGGTGATAATCAGCAACGTAAATTCCAAGATGCACTCAAACATATTGGTTTCGATGTGAAATTAAAACCCTTTATCCAACGCAGTGATGGCAGCGCAAAAGGTGATTGGGATGTTGGCATTACTATTGATGTACTACAAGTCGCAGAGTCAGTCGATACTGTCGTCCTGCTCTCTGGTGATGGTGACTTTGCGATCCTGCTTGATACGATAAAAGCCCGTCATCAGGTCAGAGCTGAAGTTTACGGTGTGCCAGCCCTAACAGCAAATGCATTAATAAATAGTGCCACGGTATTCAACCCTATTTATGAAGATTTCTTATTGTAG
- a CDS encoding GtrA family protein — MNIKYIKFACVGGIGFIVDVSTMIVFSTLMPLFVARTLAFLFAVNSNWLLNRRITFKQQQFEHNSGLLQEWSKFLCSSCIGAIPNLCCYWLLVSGLSLTGSAAIIAIVPGIILGMLINYFLADRWVFSK, encoded by the coding sequence ATGAATATCAAATATATTAAGTTTGCATGTGTCGGTGGCATTGGTTTTATCGTCGATGTAAGCACAATGATAGTATTCTCTACATTAATGCCTTTATTCGTCGCACGAACACTTGCATTTTTGTTTGCCGTAAACAGTAATTGGCTACTCAACCGCCGTATTACGTTTAAACAGCAGCAATTTGAGCATAACTCAGGTTTACTTCAAGAGTGGAGTAAGTTTCTCTGCTCATCATGTATTGGAGCAATTCCTAACTTATGTTGCTATTGGCTATTAGTGTCGGGTTTATCACTCACTGGGAGCGCTGCAATCATAGCAATCGTCCCCGGTATTATATTGGGCATGCTAATTAATTATTTTTTAGCTGACCGTTGGGTATTCAGTAAGTAG
- a CDS encoding sensor histidine kinase, which produces MAKVRSAKQLTFIYFSIVAFAIIMIHATVLDSTLESIEQLSIQNRLLLQKESIVEKSKLADQTRSFKIDEFTMGYRDRITLPDLVDENIYFPIDEAIEIEQRNALGTELFLMKLATSNPQAPFIYVVHRDPAFELGEEQIMWTQSWQSLTSLLLLLVALLVVMRISDRLTAPISIFAKEIARRSPDDTSDIELPAGIATKELLQLVDSYNKNQQQKNALIERERAFNRMASHELRTPLMVIQGATNLLSYSTEPEFIKKQQVRLQSAVNEMNDFIDALLSLTKSEQDLALSQRPLDKDEIMVSVNAHSALLNTKPVVVNVIIKQTPLIIIPEVALKLLLGNLLKNAFACTESGEVKVVVDSNSIAVIDTGVGLYKKQRNEEGHGLGLLITRDICRKYNWQFELKNNEAGGCSAIIYL; this is translated from the coding sequence ATGGCGAAAGTTCGTTCGGCTAAACAGCTTACATTTATCTATTTTTCAATTGTGGCGTTTGCGATCATCATGATCCACGCTACGGTGCTTGATTCTACACTCGAAAGTATTGAACAATTAAGTATTCAGAACCGACTGTTACTGCAAAAAGAGTCGATAGTTGAAAAATCCAAATTAGCGGATCAAACTCGTTCGTTTAAAATCGATGAATTTACAATGGGCTATAGGGATCGTATTACGTTACCTGATCTCGTGGATGAAAACATATATTTTCCTATCGATGAAGCGATTGAAATTGAGCAGCGTAATGCTTTAGGTACAGAATTATTTTTGATGAAACTTGCCACGTCGAATCCACAAGCGCCATTCATTTACGTTGTTCATCGTGATCCGGCGTTTGAACTGGGTGAAGAACAGATCATGTGGACGCAATCATGGCAGTCGTTGACGTCATTGTTGTTATTGCTTGTCGCGCTACTGGTGGTGATGCGTATTTCAGATCGATTAACCGCGCCGATATCGATATTTGCCAAAGAGATTGCGCGTCGATCACCGGATGATACGAGTGATATCGAGCTACCAGCGGGAATCGCGACTAAAGAGTTGTTACAGCTTGTTGATAGCTATAACAAGAATCAGCAACAGAAAAATGCATTAATTGAACGGGAGCGGGCCTTTAATCGCATGGCTAGTCATGAATTGCGGACACCATTAATGGTCATTCAAGGGGCGACAAACTTATTGAGCTACAGCACTGAACCTGAGTTCATAAAAAAACAACAAGTGCGCTTACAGAGTGCCGTAAATGAGATGAATGATTTTATTGATGCATTGCTGTCTTTAACGAAATCGGAACAAGATTTAGCACTATCGCAAAGGCCGTTAGATAAAGATGAAATCATGGTGAGTGTGAATGCGCACAGTGCGCTACTTAATACAAAACCTGTTGTTGTTAATGTGATAATAAAGCAAACACCGTTGATTATTATTCCCGAAGTCGCGTTAAAATTATTACTCGGCAATTTATTAAAAAACGCCTTTGCATGTACTGAATCGGGTGAAGTGAAGGTCGTTGTCGATAGTAATTCAATTGCCGTTATTGATACCGGTGTTGGTCTTTATAAAAAACAACGAAATGAAGAAGGACATGGGCTAGGTCTATTAATTACCAGAGATATTTGTCGTAAATACAATTGGCAATTTGAGCTGAAAAATAATGAGGCTGGTGGCTGTAGCGCTATCATATACCTGTAG
- a CDS encoding response regulator transcription factor — protein sequence MKILLVEDHQDIAGIIFDFFEIKGYTLDYAQDGVQGYELASHNFYDLIILDIQMPRMDGLTVCQKLREQGDDTPILMLTARDTREDTLAGFDCGADDYLIKPFDLDILAARIQALHRRRSGKNAAKVLTFQELSLDLNTHIAARNGCNFELNPTQFTILKLLMMRSPEIVTKNEIINAIWGEDEPEGDILRSHIYQLRNQVDKPFQHHYIKTLSKIGYQLVSVNN from the coding sequence ATGAAAATTTTATTAGTGGAAGATCATCAAGATATCGCCGGTATTATCTTTGATTTCTTTGAAATAAAAGGTTACACCTTAGATTATGCGCAAGATGGTGTGCAAGGCTATGAACTCGCTAGTCATAATTTTTATGATTTAATTATCTTAGATATACAAATGCCCCGTATGGATGGTCTGACTGTTTGTCAAAAGCTACGCGAGCAAGGGGATGATACGCCTATACTGATGTTAACTGCCCGTGATACCCGTGAAGATACGTTAGCAGGGTTTGATTGTGGCGCGGATGATTACCTTATCAAGCCATTTGACCTTGATATTTTAGCGGCTCGAATTCAAGCTTTACACCGCCGTCGTAGCGGTAAAAATGCAGCTAAAGTATTAACCTTTCAAGAACTATCGTTAGATTTGAACACACATATTGCTGCTCGTAATGGCTGTAACTTTGAATTAAATCCTACTCAGTTTACGATTTTAAAACTGCTGATGATGCGCAGTCCAGAAATTGTGACTAAAAATGAAATCATCAATGCGATTTGGGGCGAAGACGAGCCTGAAGGTGATATTTTGCGCAGTCATATCTATCAGTTACGTAATCAAGTCGATAAACCTTTTCAGCACCATTACATTAAAACCTTATCAAAGATTGGTTATCAACTGGTCTCGGTAAATAATTAG
- a CDS encoding glycosyltransferase family 2 protein, whose translation MPASITSITEHREATKSATPPLLSIVIPFFNEDEALIDCHARVVAVLDTLHQPCEIIYVDDGSNDGSWSQVIGFTANNHRVRCIQLSRNFGKEAAMTAGMANSAGRAVILLDADLQDPPELIPKMVDEWKRGYDVVNMQRKQRHGESWLKRATAHLFYNVINRLADINIPRNVGDFRLLDRKVVDVINSLPERNRFMKGLLSWPGFNTCMLQFDRDARQAGTTKWNYAKLIHLAFEGITSFSITPLRIATAAGVVTSIISVMMAIVLVSKTLFWGDPVAGYPSLMTVVLLLGGIQLLSIGLMGEYVGRLFIESKQRPNFILMNEQTAEPNTDFNLKQQINNHVKTNQAHNTNFKQG comes from the coding sequence ATGCCAGCCAGTATCACATCGATTACCGAACACAGAGAGGCAACTAAAAGCGCAACACCGCCTTTGTTGTCTATCGTGATCCCATTCTTTAATGAGGATGAAGCCCTAATCGATTGTCACGCACGTGTTGTCGCCGTCCTTGATACCTTACACCAACCTTGCGAAATCATTTATGTTGATGATGGCAGCAATGATGGATCATGGTCACAAGTCATTGGATTTACCGCTAATAATCATCGAGTACGTTGCATACAACTCAGTCGTAACTTTGGCAAAGAAGCCGCGATGACAGCAGGCATGGCGAATTCAGCAGGCCGTGCGGTTATTCTATTGGATGCCGACTTACAAGATCCACCCGAACTTATCCCGAAAATGGTTGATGAATGGAAGAGAGGCTATGATGTAGTGAACATGCAACGCAAACAACGTCATGGTGAAAGTTGGTTAAAACGCGCAACGGCACACTTATTTTATAACGTAATTAATCGCCTCGCGGATATTAACATACCTCGTAATGTTGGCGACTTTAGATTATTAGATCGAAAAGTCGTTGACGTGATTAATTCCTTACCAGAACGAAATCGATTTATGAAAGGTTTGCTGTCGTGGCCAGGCTTCAATACCTGCATGCTGCAATTTGACCGTGACGCACGGCAAGCTGGTACGACCAAGTGGAATTATGCCAAACTGATCCACCTCGCCTTTGAAGGCATTACCTCATTCAGTATTACACCGCTACGCATCGCAACTGCAGCTGGGGTTGTGACATCAATAATTTCGGTCATGATGGCGATTGTACTTGTCAGTAAAACACTATTCTGGGGCGATCCAGTGGCAGGTTACCCTTCATTGATGACCGTTGTATTATTACTTGGTGGCATACAACTCTTGTCAATTGGTTTGATGGGGGAGTATGTCGGTCGCTTATTTATTGAATCAAAACAACGCCCCAACTTTATTCTTATGAACGAACAAACCGCAGAACCAAATACCGACTTTAACCTAAAACAGCAAATCAACAATCACGTAAAGACCAATCAAGCACACAACACCAATTTCAAACAGGGTTAG